From one Felis catus isolate Fca126 chromosome E2, F.catus_Fca126_mat1.0, whole genome shotgun sequence genomic stretch:
- the SNX20 gene encoding sorting nexin-20 isoform X3, with product MTTGELQEYWRKEKRGWRRVKLLFEVASARIEERKVSKFVMYQIVVIQTGSFDSNKAVLERRYSDFETLQKNLLKTFREEIEDVVFPKKHLMGNFTEEMISERKLAFKEYLSLLYAIRCVRRSREFIDFLTRPELREAFGCLRGGQYTRALDILVRVVPLQEKLTAHCPVMVVPALCAMLVCHRDLERPAEAFAVGERALQCLQAREGHRYYAPLLDAMIRLAYTLGRDFISLQKRLQESQLRKPTPWGLTLKELTVREYLY from the exons ATGACCACCGGGGAGCTGCAGGAGTACTGGCGGAAGGAGAAGCGCGGCTGGAGGCGCGTCAAGCTGCTCTTTGAGGTCGCGTCGGCCCGCATCGAGGAGAGAAAAGTCTCCAAGTTCGTG ATGTACCAAATCGTCGTCATCCAGACAGGGAGTTTTGACAGCAACAAAGCCGTGCTGGAGCGGCGCTATTCAGACTTTGAGACGCTCCAGAAAAACCTCCTCAAGACGTTCAGGGAAGAGATCGAGGATGTCGTCTTCCCCAAGAAGCACCTGATGGGCAACTTCACGGAGGAGATGATCTCCGAGCGCAAGTTGGCCTTCAAGGAGTACCTGAGCCTGCTCTACGCCATCCGCTGTGTGCGGCGGTCCCGCGAGTTCATCGATTTCCTAACCCGGCCGGAGCTCAGGGAGGCCTTCGGCTGCCTGCGAGGCGGCCAGTACACCAGGGCCCTGGACATCCTGGTGCGCGTGGTGCCCCTGCAGGAGAAGCTGACGGCCCACTGCCCCGTAATGGTGGTCCCCGCCCTCTGTGCCATGCTGGTGTGCCACCGTGACCTTGAACGCCCTGCTGAAGCCTTTGCGGTGGGTGAGAGGGCCCTCCAGTGCCTGCAAGCCCGGGAGGGCCATCGCTACTACGCCCCCCTGCTGGATGCCATGATCCGCCTGGCCTACACGCTGGGCAGAGACTTCATTTCACTGCAGAAAAGGCTGCAGGAGAGCCAGCTCCGGAAGCCCACCCCCTGGGGCCTCACCCTGAAGGAACTCACCGTGCGGGAATATCTGTACTGA
- the SNX20 gene encoding sorting nexin-20 isoform X1, whose protein sequence is MASPEHPGSPGWMGPITQCATGTEQEAAATGPDLSCPGPDEHLGKDSHRSQDPQKGSPPKGGRRHTVRFADTPGGPSPNSSMTTGELQEYWRKEKRGWRRVKLLFEVASARIEERKVSKFVMYQIVVIQTGSFDSNKAVLERRYSDFETLQKNLLKTFREEIEDVVFPKKHLMGNFTEEMISERKLAFKEYLSLLYAIRCVRRSREFIDFLTRPELREAFGCLRGGQYTRALDILVRVVPLQEKLTAHCPVMVVPALCAMLVCHRDLERPAEAFAVGERALQCLQAREGHRYYAPLLDAMIRLAYTLGRDFISLQKRLQESQLRKPTPWGLTLKELTVREYLY, encoded by the exons ATGGCCAGTCCTGAGCACCCTGGAAGCCCTGGATGGATGGGACCCATCACCCAGTGCGCGACAGGGACCGAGCAGGAAGCAGCAGCCACTGGCCCAGACCTCTCATGTCCAGGACCCGATGAACACTTAG GGAAGGATTCTCATCGTTCCCAAGATCCTCAGAAGGGCTCACCGCCCAAGGGAGGTCGAAGACACACTGTTCGGTTTGCAG ACACCCCCGGCGGCCCCAGCCCCAACTCCAGCATGACCACCGGGGAGCTGCAGGAGTACTGGCGGAAGGAGAAGCGCGGCTGGAGGCGCGTCAAGCTGCTCTTTGAGGTCGCGTCGGCCCGCATCGAGGAGAGAAAAGTCTCCAAGTTCGTG ATGTACCAAATCGTCGTCATCCAGACAGGGAGTTTTGACAGCAACAAAGCCGTGCTGGAGCGGCGCTATTCAGACTTTGAGACGCTCCAGAAAAACCTCCTCAAGACGTTCAGGGAAGAGATCGAGGATGTCGTCTTCCCCAAGAAGCACCTGATGGGCAACTTCACGGAGGAGATGATCTCCGAGCGCAAGTTGGCCTTCAAGGAGTACCTGAGCCTGCTCTACGCCATCCGCTGTGTGCGGCGGTCCCGCGAGTTCATCGATTTCCTAACCCGGCCGGAGCTCAGGGAGGCCTTCGGCTGCCTGCGAGGCGGCCAGTACACCAGGGCCCTGGACATCCTGGTGCGCGTGGTGCCCCTGCAGGAGAAGCTGACGGCCCACTGCCCCGTAATGGTGGTCCCCGCCCTCTGTGCCATGCTGGTGTGCCACCGTGACCTTGAACGCCCTGCTGAAGCCTTTGCGGTGGGTGAGAGGGCCCTCCAGTGCCTGCAAGCCCGGGAGGGCCATCGCTACTACGCCCCCCTGCTGGATGCCATGATCCGCCTGGCCTACACGCTGGGCAGAGACTTCATTTCACTGCAGAAAAGGCTGCAGGAGAGCCAGCTCCGGAAGCCCACCCCCTGGGGCCTCACCCTGAAGGAACTCACCGTGCGGGAATATCTGTACTGA
- the SNX20 gene encoding sorting nexin-20 isoform X2, which produces MASPEHPGSPGWMGPITQCATGTEQEAAATGPDLSCPGPDEHLDTPGGPSPNSSMTTGELQEYWRKEKRGWRRVKLLFEVASARIEERKVSKFVMYQIVVIQTGSFDSNKAVLERRYSDFETLQKNLLKTFREEIEDVVFPKKHLMGNFTEEMISERKLAFKEYLSLLYAIRCVRRSREFIDFLTRPELREAFGCLRGGQYTRALDILVRVVPLQEKLTAHCPVMVVPALCAMLVCHRDLERPAEAFAVGERALQCLQAREGHRYYAPLLDAMIRLAYTLGRDFISLQKRLQESQLRKPTPWGLTLKELTVREYLY; this is translated from the exons ATGGCCAGTCCTGAGCACCCTGGAAGCCCTGGATGGATGGGACCCATCACCCAGTGCGCGACAGGGACCGAGCAGGAAGCAGCAGCCACTGGCCCAGACCTCTCATGTCCAGGACCCGATGAACACTTAG ACACCCCCGGCGGCCCCAGCCCCAACTCCAGCATGACCACCGGGGAGCTGCAGGAGTACTGGCGGAAGGAGAAGCGCGGCTGGAGGCGCGTCAAGCTGCTCTTTGAGGTCGCGTCGGCCCGCATCGAGGAGAGAAAAGTCTCCAAGTTCGTG ATGTACCAAATCGTCGTCATCCAGACAGGGAGTTTTGACAGCAACAAAGCCGTGCTGGAGCGGCGCTATTCAGACTTTGAGACGCTCCAGAAAAACCTCCTCAAGACGTTCAGGGAAGAGATCGAGGATGTCGTCTTCCCCAAGAAGCACCTGATGGGCAACTTCACGGAGGAGATGATCTCCGAGCGCAAGTTGGCCTTCAAGGAGTACCTGAGCCTGCTCTACGCCATCCGCTGTGTGCGGCGGTCCCGCGAGTTCATCGATTTCCTAACCCGGCCGGAGCTCAGGGAGGCCTTCGGCTGCCTGCGAGGCGGCCAGTACACCAGGGCCCTGGACATCCTGGTGCGCGTGGTGCCCCTGCAGGAGAAGCTGACGGCCCACTGCCCCGTAATGGTGGTCCCCGCCCTCTGTGCCATGCTGGTGTGCCACCGTGACCTTGAACGCCCTGCTGAAGCCTTTGCGGTGGGTGAGAGGGCCCTCCAGTGCCTGCAAGCCCGGGAGGGCCATCGCTACTACGCCCCCCTGCTGGATGCCATGATCCGCCTGGCCTACACGCTGGGCAGAGACTTCATTTCACTGCAGAAAAGGCTGCAGGAGAGCCAGCTCCGGAAGCCCACCCCCTGGGGCCTCACCCTGAAGGAACTCACCGTGCGGGAATATCTGTACTGA